Part of the Ornithinimicrobium flavum genome, TCCTGAGTCAGGGCGATTCGGTCGGTGCCGCCAGCGCGGAGATTCAGGGCCTTGCCACCGACTTTGAACAGACGCAGCCGGTACTCCTGCAATGGGTCATATGTTTGCTTACGCGCATCGGAATCATGATAACTTCGTTCGAACTCATCAGGAGGGAGCAGTGACGCGTAAGTCGCCTGACCCCCGGAGCGAGCGCCTACTCACGATCACTAGCGTCGCGCTGGCCGTCACATCTCTTGCGGTGGCCGTCCTGGCCGCAACTTCGAACACCTTCGAGGGGTCTGGTGTTGGGGTTTCTATTCCATGGTGGATGATAGCCGCCGTCCCGGTTGTTTTTGCCTATGCCGGCTTCACAGCCTGGATGCTGACTCATCTGCGTCGCGTACGTCACTTCGACTTCCGACTCGCGATCACCGGGCAACCCGGATCTGGAAAGACGGTGTTCGCCAACCTCCTGTACGAACGGTGCATGAACGACCGGAATCCTTACGTGTCCTTCACTGCAGATTCGCGGAGCGCCATCGCAGTTTACCAAGCAATTCGGGGGATCGATCAAGGCGCGTGGCCGCAGTCTACTGGGCTGGGCAATGTGATCCAATATGACGGCGAACTTCAGTTCGGCAAAAGAACGGTCGTCGATCTAGAAATAGGCGATACGGCCGGGGAGCACTGGCTGGACCTTGCTACCGAAGGAAGTGATGGCGCCCCGGGATTCCTTGAGTATGTGGTTTCTGCGAGAAGCATTGCGCATATTATCTCGATCGAGGACCTCTATGCCGAATCGCATGACGCCGCCAGGTCGTATGCAGTGGCCGCTGGCATGAATCACGAAGTCCAGGACTTGCGTCTGGCTGCCCAACTCGCCCGGTCAGTCGAACGGCACAACGGCAGGGCGCTGCTCGTTATCTTATCGAAAGTTGACCTGATCATACCCGATCGCTTTTCTGCATCCACGAGCAGTGAGTTGTTTCGGGTCTTCCATTCGAAGGAATTACCTTCATCCAAGATTCTCCGCGAGATGGACCGCCTTGGAGATCACAGGATTTCAGAGCGATTGACATCCCTCGCGGCGGAGTTGCAGAACTCCTTCGACTCCGTGGATTTCTGTTTCTCGTCGACCCGTACTCTGCAGGGTGGCCAGTCTGTCTCCACCTCCGAGGTCAGTGAGAATGGTATAGATGTCCTTGAGTGGATATATGGCTCTTCCCAGTTGCGGTGGGGGTAGGGGTGTGACGCGCCGGGCGAGGCAGGTGCCGGGCTGAGAAGGGTCGAGGCCCTCAAGATCGGAGGCGACCAAGCACTCCGAAGACCTCGAGGACCTCGACGATGGACAACCCTACGTCGTGCTGCGCTGCGCTCGGCGCACACAGCGCGTACTGCGACAACTGCGACCTGCTGGTGGGCCTGGACGGCTATCACGTCCTGGACGTGGCGCGCGGCCCGGACGGGCTGGTGGTGAGGGTGGAGTCACCGCCGGGTCCGGTCGGGTGCCCGGACTGCGGAGTGCGCGCGGCCTCGCGAGGTCGGCGCGAGCACCGGTTGGTCGACATCCCGGCGTTCGGGACGCCGGTGCGGCTGGTCTGGGCGAAGCGGACCTGGGCCTGCCGGGAGGCGTCGTGCCCGAGGCGCTCGTTCACCGAGACCGACGAGACCTTGGCTCCACCACGCTCGACGTGGACGACCAGGGCGAGGTCCTGGGCGGTCGGGCAGCTGCGCCGTGAGCACGCCACCGTGCACGGCCTGGCCCGCCAGCTGGGCCTGGGGTGGGACACCGTCTGGTCCGGGATCGAGCCGATCCTGACGGCCGCAGCAGCCGACGAGAC contains:
- a CDS encoding TRAFAC clade GTPase domain-containing protein, with protein sequence MAVLAATSNTFEGSGVGVSIPWWMIAAVPVVFAYAGFTAWMLTHLRRVRHFDFRLAITGQPGSGKTVFANLLYERCMNDRNPYVSFTADSRSAIAVYQAIRGIDQGAWPQSTGLGNVIQYDGELQFGKRTVVDLEIGDTAGEHWLDLATEGSDGAPGFLEYVVSARSIAHIISIEDLYAESHDAARSYAVAAGMNHEVQDLRLAAQLARSVERHNGRALLVILSKVDLIIPDRFSASTSSELFRVFHSKELPSSKILREMDRLGDHRISERLTSLAAELQNSFDSVDFCFSSTRTLQGGQSVSTSEVSENGIDVLEWIYGSSQLRWG